One segment of Mustelus asterias unplaced genomic scaffold, sMusAst1.hap1.1 HAP1_SCAFFOLD_106, whole genome shotgun sequence DNA contains the following:
- the LOC144484402 gene encoding uncharacterized protein LOC144484402, which translates to MEKPWKCVDCGKGFGFPSQLEVHRRSHTGERPFTCSVCGKGFTHSYNLLTHQRVHTGERPFTCPVCGKGFTRSSHIVTHQLVHTDERMFTCSDCEKSFKCKKDLLTHQRIHTGERPFTCSVCGKGFIQSSHLQTHQLVHSDNKLFNCSHCEKSFKNKKDLLTHQYAHTGERPFTCCVCGKGFSRPSALLNHQRIHTGERPFTCSDCGKGFTRSSNLLNHQRVHTGERPFTCSVCGKGFSQSSNLLTHQKVHSAERPFTCSVCGKGFSHLSYLLKHQRVHTGERPFTCNVCGKGFIQSSHLLTHQRVHKRLQGLDSTLNDAVNHIQD; encoded by the coding sequence atggagaaaccgtggaaatgtgtggattgtgggaagggattcggtttcccatcacaactggaagttcatcggcgcagtcacactggggagagaccgttcacctgctccgtctgtgggaagggattcacccattcatacaaccttctgactcaccaacgggttcacactggggagaggccgttcacctgccctgtgtgtgggaagggattcactcgctcatcccacattgtgacacaccaacttgttcacactgatgagagaatgtttacatgttctgactgtgagaagagttttaaatgcaaaaaggatctgctgacacaccaacgaattcacactggggagagaccgttcacctgctctgtgtgtgggaaaggattcattcagtcatcccacttgcagacacatcaacttgttcactctgataacaaactttttaattgttcccactgtgagaagagctttaaaaataaaaaggatcTGCTAACGCACCAatatgctcacactggggagaggccattcacctgctgtgtgtgtgggaagggattcagccgtccatctgccctattgaaccaccagagaattcacactggggagaggcccttcacctgctcagactgtgggaagggattcactcgttcatccaacttattgaatcaccagcgagttcacactggggagaggccgttcacctgctctgtgtgtgggaagggattcagtcagtcatccaacctgctgacacaccagaaagTTCACAGtgcggagaggccatttacctgctctgtctgtgggaagggattttctcatttatcttatcttctgaaacaccagcgagttcacactggggagaggccgttcacctgtaatgtctgtggaaagggatttattcagtcatcccacctgctaacacaccagcgagttcacaaacgactgcaaggtttggattctactcttaatgatgctgttaatcatatccaggactga